A genomic region of Mycobacterium senriense contains the following coding sequences:
- a CDS encoding LppP/LprE family lipoprotein → MTVRCTDVWSLPCRTEPLTGSAAVALIAFTLTGCGSGDSTVAKTPQARTSETASITAPATPTAAAPPGNAPPTDPCAVNLASPTIAKVVSELPRDPRSQQPWNPEPLAGNYNQCAQLSAIIIKANTNAVAPTTRAVLFHLGQFIPQGVPDTYGFNGVDPAQTTGDTVALTYPGGISGLNTDVKFHWNGNTVELIGNTPAH, encoded by the coding sequence ATGACGGTACGGTGCACAGATGTGTGGTCGTTGCCGTGTCGTACCGAGCCACTGACCGGCTCGGCCGCTGTCGCTCTCATCGCCTTCACATTGACCGGCTGCGGTTCGGGGGACTCCACCGTCGCGAAGACGCCGCAGGCCAGGACCTCGGAGACGGCGTCGATCACCGCCCCGGCCACGCCGACGGCCGCCGCCCCACCCGGCAACGCCCCGCCCACCGATCCCTGCGCGGTCAACCTCGCGTCGCCCACCATCGCGAAGGTGGTGTCCGAGCTGCCCCGCGACCCGCGCAGCCAGCAGCCCTGGAACCCCGAACCGCTGGCCGGCAACTACAACCAGTGCGCCCAGCTGTCGGCGATCATCATCAAGGCCAACACCAATGCGGTCGCCCCGACCACCCGTGCGGTGCTGTTCCACCTCGGCCAGTTCATCCCGCAGGGCGTGCCCGACACCTACGGATTCAACGGCGTTGACCCGGCGCAGACCACGGGCGACACGGTGGCGCTGACCTATCCCGGCGGGATCAGCGGCCTGAACACCGACGTGAAATTCCACTGGAACGGCAACACGGTCGAACTCATCGGCAACACCCCGGCCCACTGA
- a CDS encoding DEAD/DEAH box helicase, whose translation MTLSDSSTEAASTTFADLQINPSVLRAIADVGYESPTGIQAATIPALMAGSDVVGLAQTGTGKTAAFAIPILSKIDVTSTATQALVLAPTRELALQVAEAFSRYGAHLPKINVLPIYGGSSYGVQLAGLRRGAHVVVGTPGRVIDHLERGTLDLSHVDYLVLDEADEMLTMGFAEEVDRILSETPEYKQVALFSATMPPAIRKITTKYLHDPLEVSTKAKTATAENISQHYIQVAGPRKMDALTRVLEVESFEAMIVFVRTKQATEEVAEKLRARGFSAAAINGDIPQGQRERTVAALKDGSIDILVATDVAARGLDVERISHVLNYDIPHDTESYVHRIGRTGRAGRSGTALLFVSPRERHLLKAIEKATRQTLTETQLPTVEDVNAQRVAKFADSITTALGSPGIDLFRKLVQDYEREHDTPMADIAAALALQSRDGEEFLMAPEPPPERRERRTERRERPERPTNTAPFATYRIAVGKRHKIGPGAIVGAIANEGGLHRSDFGHIAIGPDFSLVELPAKLPKSTFKRLENTRISGVLINLQPERSSGSKPLGRDGGKPRRKHGG comes from the coding sequence ATGACCCTCTCGGACAGCTCGACTGAGGCTGCCTCTACGACGTTTGCCGACCTGCAGATCAATCCCTCGGTCCTGCGGGCGATCGCCGACGTCGGCTACGAGTCGCCCACCGGCATTCAGGCCGCCACCATCCCGGCGCTGATGGCGGGCTCCGACGTCGTCGGGCTGGCCCAGACCGGCACCGGCAAGACCGCCGCCTTCGCGATCCCGATCCTGTCCAAGATCGACGTCACCAGCACCGCCACCCAGGCGCTGGTGCTGGCCCCGACCCGGGAACTGGCCCTGCAGGTGGCCGAGGCGTTCAGCCGGTACGGGGCCCACCTGCCCAAGATCAACGTGCTGCCGATCTACGGCGGCTCGTCCTACGGCGTCCAGCTGGCCGGGCTGCGCCGCGGTGCCCACGTGGTGGTCGGCACGCCGGGCCGGGTCATCGACCATCTCGAGCGCGGGACGCTGGATCTGTCCCACGTCGACTACCTGGTTCTCGACGAGGCCGACGAGATGCTCACCATGGGCTTCGCCGAAGAAGTCGATCGCATCCTGTCCGAAACCCCGGAATACAAACAGGTGGCGCTGTTCTCCGCGACCATGCCGCCCGCGATCCGCAAGATCACCACCAAGTATCTGCACGACCCGCTCGAGGTCAGTACCAAAGCGAAAACCGCCACCGCCGAGAACATCTCGCAGCATTACATCCAGGTCGCCGGTCCGCGCAAGATGGACGCGCTGACCCGGGTGCTGGAAGTCGAGTCGTTCGAGGCGATGATCGTCTTCGTCAGAACCAAGCAGGCCACCGAGGAAGTCGCCGAAAAGCTAAGGGCGCGAGGCTTCTCCGCGGCCGCCATCAACGGGGACATCCCGCAGGGCCAGCGCGAGCGCACCGTCGCCGCCCTGAAGGACGGCAGCATCGACATCCTGGTCGCCACCGACGTGGCCGCGCGCGGGCTGGACGTGGAGCGGATATCGCACGTCCTGAACTACGACATCCCGCATGACACCGAGTCGTACGTGCACCGGATCGGGCGCACCGGCCGGGCCGGGCGTTCGGGAACCGCGTTGCTGTTCGTCTCCCCGCGTGAACGCCACCTGCTCAAGGCGATCGAAAAGGCCACGCGCCAAACGCTCACCGAAACCCAATTACCCACCGTCGAGGACGTCAACGCCCAGCGGGTGGCCAAGTTCGCCGACTCCATCACCACCGCGCTCGGTTCCCCCGGAATCGACCTGTTCCGCAAGTTGGTCCAGGACTACGAACGCGAGCACGACACCCCGATGGCCGACATCGCCGCCGCGCTGGCATTGCAATCCCGCGACGGTGAGGAATTCCTGATGGCGCCCGAACCGCCGCCCGAGCGGCGCGAGCGGCGCACCGAACGCCGCGAACGCCCCGAAAGGCCAACTAATACAGCGCCTTTCGCGACCTATCGCATCGCGGTAGGCAAGCGGCACAAGATTGGCCCGGGCGCGATCGTCGGCGCCATCGCCAACGAAGGCGGGCTGCATCGCAGCGATTTCGGCCACATCGCGATCGGACCGGATTTCTCCCTGGTGGAGTTGCCGGCCAAGTTGCCCAAGTCGACCTTCAAAAGGCTTGAGAACACCCGTATTTCGGGGGTGCTGATCAACCTTCAGCCGGAGCGGTCGTCCGGCAGCAAGCCCCTCGGCCGAGACGGTGGGAAGCCGCGCAGGAAACACGGCGGATGA
- a CDS encoding acyltransferase family protein, which produces MTLSEEQDAQGGLEQTSRVDRVASLTGIRAVAALLVVGTHAAYTTGKYTHGYWGLVGSRMEIGVPIFFVLSGYLLFRPWVKSAARGGAAPSLSRYAWHRVRRIMPAYVITVLFAYVLYHYRDAGPNPGHSWLGLARNLTLTQIYCNGYLGKYLHQGLTQMWSLAVEGAFYVILPLLAYLLLVVICRRQWQPRLMLGALAGMTLISPAWLVLVHTDHWFPDGARLWLPTYLAWFLAGMILTVLQEMGVRGYGFVAIPLAVICYFIVSTPIAGAPTTSPATLSEALFKTCFYAVIAALAVAPLALGDHGWYSRILASRPMVWLGEISYEIFLIHLITMEFAMDYIVGARVYTGSMLYLYVATLVVTIPLAWLLHRFTRVRD; this is translated from the coding sequence ATGACGCTCTCAGAAGAGCAGGACGCCCAGGGCGGGCTCGAGCAGACCTCTCGCGTCGACCGGGTCGCCTCGCTGACCGGGATCCGTGCGGTCGCCGCGCTGCTCGTCGTCGGCACCCACGCGGCCTACACCACCGGCAAATACACGCACGGGTATTGGGGCCTGGTCGGTTCCCGGATGGAGATCGGGGTGCCGATCTTCTTCGTACTCTCGGGCTACCTGTTGTTCCGCCCGTGGGTGAAGTCGGCGGCGAGAGGCGGCGCGGCGCCGTCGTTGAGTCGCTATGCGTGGCACCGGGTTCGGCGCATCATGCCCGCCTACGTGATCACCGTGCTGTTCGCCTACGTGCTGTACCACTACCGCGACGCCGGGCCGAACCCCGGACACAGCTGGCTGGGACTGGCGCGCAACCTGACGCTGACGCAGATCTACTGCAACGGCTACCTGGGCAAGTATCTGCACCAGGGGCTGACGCAGATGTGGAGCCTGGCGGTCGAGGGCGCGTTCTACGTCATCCTGCCGCTGCTGGCCTACCTGTTGCTGGTGGTGATCTGCCGGCGACAGTGGCAGCCGAGACTGATGCTGGGTGCCTTGGCGGGGATGACGTTGATCAGCCCGGCCTGGCTGGTGCTGGTGCACACCGACCACTGGTTTCCCGACGGCGCGCGGCTGTGGCTGCCCACCTACCTGGCGTGGTTCCTCGCCGGGATGATACTGACCGTGCTCCAGGAAATGGGGGTGCGCGGCTACGGGTTCGTGGCCATACCGCTGGCCGTCATCTGCTATTTCATCGTGTCGACTCCCATTGCCGGTGCGCCCACGACCTCCCCGGCGACGCTGAGCGAGGCGTTGTTCAAGACGTGCTTCTACGCCGTCATCGCGGCGCTCGCGGTAGCCCCACTGGCTCTGGGGGACCACGGCTGGTATTCGCGAATCCTGGCCAGCCGCCCGATGGTGTGGCTGGGGGAGATCTCCTACGAGATCTTCCTGATCCACCTGATCACCATGGAATTCGCGATGGACTACATTGTCGGCGCGCGCGTCTACACCGGCTCGATGCTGTACCTGTACGTGGCGACGCTGGTGGTGACGATCCCGCTGGCGTGGCTGCTGCACCGGTTTACCCGCGTCCGGGACTGA
- a CDS encoding TetR/AcrR family transcriptional regulator, which produces MPGNDWLGTHRTEAAADRILDAAEQLYTQRDSESIGMNDIARAAGCSRATLYRYFENREALRTAYIHRETHRLGREIIARTGDIEDPRERLVVSILVTLGMVRESPALASWFATTRPPVGGELAGQSDVIAALVAAFLHSLGPDDPAVVERRARWTVRVIVSLLTYPGRDEDEERSMIEEFVVPIVTPVSTRG; this is translated from the coding sequence ATGCCCGGCAACGACTGGCTGGGTACGCACCGGACCGAAGCCGCCGCCGACCGGATACTCGACGCGGCCGAGCAGCTTTACACGCAGCGCGACTCGGAGTCGATCGGCATGAACGACATCGCTAGGGCGGCAGGCTGTTCCCGAGCGACGCTGTACCGGTACTTCGAGAACCGCGAGGCGCTGCGAACCGCCTACATCCACCGTGAAACCCACCGGCTGGGCCGCGAGATCATCGCGCGCACCGGCGACATCGAGGACCCGCGCGAACGGCTGGTCGTGAGCATCCTCGTCACACTGGGGATGGTTCGCGAGAGCCCCGCGCTGGCATCCTGGTTTGCCACCACCCGCCCGCCGGTGGGTGGCGAATTGGCCGGGCAGTCCGACGTGATCGCGGCCCTGGTAGCGGCGTTCCTGCACTCGCTGGGACCCGACGATCCCGCCGTCGTCGAACGCCGGGCCCGCTGGACCGTGCGGGTGATCGTCTCGCTGCTGACGTACCCGGGCCGCGACGAGGACGAAGAGCGGTCGATGATCGAGGAATTCGTCGTGCCGATTGTGACGCCGGTTTCCACTCGGGGCTAG
- a CDS encoding cytochrome P450 yields the protein MAAVMSHEAPVKFQLATADTWSNPWPMYRALRDHDPVHHVVPTNHPEDDYYVLSRHADVWAAARDHETFSSAQGLTVNYGDLQMIGLQDNPPFVMTDPPVHTEFRKLVSRGFTPRQVEAVEPKVREFVVERIEGLRSAGGGDIVAELFKPLPSMVVAHYLGVPEADRVQFDDWTQAIVAANTAEGGVAAALETVGDAVGSMMAYFTGLIERRRTEPEDDTISHLVAAGVGADGDIAGTLSILAFTFTMVTGGNDTVTGMLGGSMPLLHQRPDQRQLLADEPDRMPDAVEELLRMTSPVQGLARTVTRDVTVGETTIPAGRRVFLLYGSANRDERQYGSDAGELDLARCPRNILTFSHGAHHCLGAAAARMQSRVALTELLARCPDFEVDESGIVWADGSYVRRPLSVPIRMKS from the coding sequence ATGGCTGCCGTTATGTCTCACGAAGCCCCGGTGAAATTCCAGCTCGCCACCGCCGACACGTGGTCGAACCCCTGGCCGATGTACCGCGCTTTGCGAGATCACGACCCCGTCCACCACGTCGTGCCGACGAATCATCCCGAGGACGACTACTACGTGCTCTCCCGGCACGCCGACGTATGGGCCGCGGCCCGCGACCACGAAACCTTCTCCTCCGCCCAGGGTCTGACCGTCAACTATGGCGACTTGCAAATGATTGGACTGCAGGACAATCCGCCTTTTGTGATGACGGATCCACCCGTGCACACTGAGTTCCGCAAACTGGTGTCGCGCGGATTCACGCCGCGACAGGTCGAGGCCGTGGAGCCCAAGGTGCGGGAGTTCGTCGTCGAGCGCATTGAGGGGTTGCGCTCGGCCGGCGGCGGCGACATCGTCGCCGAGCTGTTCAAGCCGCTGCCGTCGATGGTCGTCGCCCACTATCTCGGTGTGCCCGAGGCAGACCGGGTCCAATTCGACGACTGGACCCAGGCGATCGTCGCGGCCAACACCGCCGAAGGCGGCGTTGCCGCTGCCTTGGAAACCGTCGGTGATGCGGTCGGGTCGATGATGGCCTACTTCACCGGGCTGATCGAGCGGCGCCGAACCGAACCCGAGGACGACACCATCTCCCACCTGGTGGCGGCCGGGGTCGGCGCCGACGGCGACATCGCCGGCACGCTGTCGATTTTGGCGTTCACGTTCACCATGGTCACCGGCGGCAACGACACCGTCACCGGGATGCTCGGCGGCTCGATGCCGCTGCTGCACCAACGGCCCGACCAACGTCAGCTGCTGGCCGACGAGCCGGACCGCATGCCCGACGCGGTCGAGGAGTTGCTGCGGATGACCTCACCAGTGCAGGGACTGGCCCGCACCGTCACCCGTGACGTGACCGTCGGCGAGACGACCATCCCGGCCGGACGCAGGGTGTTCTTGCTGTACGGTTCGGCCAACCGCGACGAACGCCAATACGGCTCGGACGCAGGCGAACTCGACCTGGCCCGGTGTCCCCGCAACATCCTGACGTTCAGCCACGGCGCACACCACTGCCTGGGCGCGGCCGCGGCCCGGATGCAGTCGCGCGTCGCGCTGACCGAACTGCTGGCCCGCTGCCCGGACTTCGAGGTGGACGAATCCGGCATCGTCTGGGCCGACGGCAGTTACGTCCGGCGTCCGCTGTCGGTACCGATTCGAATGAAGTCCTGA
- a CDS encoding NAD(P)/FAD-dependent oxidoreductase, whose amino-acid sequence MSTSNHKEPERVNSDGSRPVAIVGGGITGLFCAYVLASNKYHVDLFESSEQFGGRIRSFLLNRELMDECVQNEREDKPNAVEDKAVIDKLTVKEGEYENLEFCAEFGPMRIELDVQVLLKYLLTHLGIDEDPKRNVKTPRGANQKQKAETALEAAHRESFSSFSSPTSEADPLYKLRPDEEGKNPLELMSLALCRAVVHTIIDRDEVDSAVAKGAIKEEEKRQGYQAKLNKLIVGLRNAAAVQEPIGPVFDKWAKTLREDDYWVIARYGCIDIGSGDSPVYIPLYTMGFWNLMSIYLSHNALTKVRDLGTFYHLLPENPNAAHWFTWQLRQLSISNQLEGINGGMQAITNNLLFRKMGYVPDSEPSKGGTCTVDETKIKLFLKAQVSSIKKSGAGLQLTLERGGPHADPDERYSRVILALPKAPAHQLVVASPDLKDVSNKRDNGKTRLPDMLDSSFGFPMVKAFFVVRDRWWEEAKRANWFATRFPTREVHYWKSCDPRSRRGMVMLYTDRPASSFWANYVPAGRQNDVEELCPDGVNDDARKKIRTRLKQRLVQYINENNVPDITADDIIWCGIMDWGRLPYGAANHAWRPERKFWEAMADLAEIELGTNGGQPPLHVHVCGEAFADYTGFIEGSLRSATYTLTKILRKDEKDSTTEVLKRIFKVLDVDSKHLDEAKKKLESQTSPGEPGPQSCSCQPEQETPSEETESKLKRERDYLEDLMSWIDTLDKC is encoded by the coding sequence ATGAGCACCTCAAATCACAAGGAACCCGAACGAGTCAACTCTGACGGCAGCAGGCCCGTCGCGATTGTGGGCGGCGGAATTACCGGTCTGTTCTGCGCGTATGTCCTCGCCAGCAACAAGTACCACGTCGACTTGTTCGAGTCGTCCGAACAGTTCGGTGGACGCATCCGCTCGTTTCTTCTCAATCGAGAGCTGATGGACGAATGCGTGCAGAACGAGCGCGAGGACAAACCTAACGCAGTCGAGGACAAAGCCGTCATCGATAAATTGACTGTGAAGGAAGGCGAGTACGAAAATCTTGAGTTCTGCGCCGAGTTCGGCCCGATGCGGATCGAACTTGATGTTCAGGTGTTGTTGAAATACCTGCTCACACACTTGGGCATAGACGAGGACCCGAAGCGGAATGTCAAGACGCCGCGCGGCGCTAATCAGAAGCAAAAGGCCGAGACTGCGCTCGAGGCTGCTCACCGTGAATCGTTCTCCTCGTTCTCCTCGCCGACATCGGAGGCAGATCCGCTCTATAAATTACGACCAGACGAGGAAGGAAAGAACCCCCTGGAGTTGATGAGTCTGGCGCTCTGTCGAGCTGTCGTGCACACGATTATCGACCGGGATGAGGTAGACAGCGCGGTTGCCAAAGGAGCAATTAAAGAGGAGGAAAAACGCCAGGGGTACCAGGCCAAGCTGAATAAATTGATCGTCGGCTTGAGAAACGCCGCGGCGGTGCAGGAACCGATCGGGCCCGTCTTTGATAAGTGGGCCAAGACCCTGCGCGAAGATGACTACTGGGTAATTGCGCGGTACGGGTGCATCGACATTGGTAGTGGTGACAGTCCCGTCTATATCCCCCTGTACACCATGGGTTTTTGGAATCTTATGTCAATCTATTTGAGCCACAACGCTTTAACCAAAGTTCGGGACCTCGGCACGTTCTATCACCTGCTGCCGGAGAATCCGAACGCAGCCCATTGGTTCACGTGGCAACTGCGGCAACTATCGATCAGCAATCAGCTGGAGGGCATCAACGGCGGAATGCAGGCTATCACCAATAACCTGCTTTTCAGAAAAATGGGCTATGTCCCGGACAGCGAGCCATCGAAGGGTGGAACCTGCACAGTCGATGAGACGAAAATCAAATTGTTTCTGAAGGCGCAGGTTTCGTCAATTAAAAAGAGCGGAGCTGGCCTGCAATTAACGCTTGAACGAGGAGGGCCGCATGCCGATCCGGACGAGCGGTACAGCCGGGTGATTCTGGCGCTGCCGAAAGCGCCGGCGCACCAACTGGTGGTGGCCAGCCCGGACCTCAAAGATGTCAGCAACAAACGCGACAACGGGAAGACGAGACTTCCGGACATGCTCGACTCGTCATTCGGGTTCCCCATGGTGAAAGCATTTTTCGTGGTCCGTGACCGCTGGTGGGAGGAAGCGAAGCGCGCGAACTGGTTCGCCACGCGATTCCCCACTCGCGAGGTTCACTATTGGAAAAGCTGCGACCCCCGAAGCCGCCGCGGCATGGTGATGCTGTACACCGATCGGCCCGCGTCATCGTTTTGGGCGAACTACGTGCCGGCAGGGCGGCAGAATGATGTCGAAGAACTGTGTCCTGACGGCGTAAACGACGATGCTCGGAAGAAGATCCGTACCCGCCTCAAACAGCGCCTGGTGCAATATATTAACGAAAACAATGTGCCGGATATAACCGCCGATGACATCATCTGGTGCGGCATCATGGACTGGGGCAGGTTGCCGTACGGTGCCGCAAACCATGCGTGGCGACCAGAGCGCAAGTTCTGGGAGGCGATGGCAGATCTCGCCGAGATCGAATTGGGAACCAATGGTGGCCAGCCACCTCTGCATGTTCACGTGTGCGGAGAAGCCTTCGCCGATTACACCGGCTTCATCGAAGGATCGCTGCGTTCCGCCACGTACACGCTCACGAAGATCCTCAGGAAGGACGAAAAAGACAGCACCACTGAGGTTCTCAAGAGAATCTTTAAGGTTCTGGATGTGGACTCGAAGCATCTCGACGAGGCTAAAAAGAAGCTGGAATCGCAGACATCTCCTGGCGAACCGGGTCCGCAGTCATGTTCCTGTCAGCCGGAGCAGGAGACACCTTCGGAGGAAACGGAAAGTAAGTTGAAGCGCGAACGTGACTACCTCGAAGATCTCATGTCATGGATCGACACCCTCGACAAATGCTGA
- a CDS encoding FAD-binding oxidoreductase, with protein sequence MSSDALASLIADLPDGMVITDPTVTEGYRQDRAFDPSAGKPLAVVRPRHTEEVQTVLRWAAAHRVPVVTRGAGSGLSGGATALDNGIVLSTEKMRDIAIDPVTRTAVCQPGLFNAEVKKAAAEHGLWYPPDPSSFEICSIGGNIATNAGGLCCVKYGVTTDYVLGMQVVLADGTAVSLGGPRLKDVAGLSLTKLFVGSEGTLGVVTEVTLRLVPKQNASSIVVASFATVEDAVEAVLGVTGKLRPSMLEFMDSVAINAVEDTLRMDLDRGAAAMLVAGSDERGRAGSEDAEIMAEVFAEHAATEVFSTDDPDEGEAFVVARRFCIPAVEAKGSLLLEDVGVPLPALGELVTGIARIAAERDLMISVIAHAGDGNTHPLIVYDPADADMTERAHLAFGEIMDLAVGLGGTITGEHGVGRLKRPWLAGYLGPDVMELNRRIKQALDPDGILNPGSGI encoded by the coding sequence GTGAGCTCTGACGCCCTGGCCAGCCTGATCGCCGACCTGCCCGACGGGATGGTCATCACCGACCCGACTGTCACCGAGGGCTACCGCCAGGACCGAGCGTTCGACCCGTCGGCCGGCAAACCGCTGGCCGTGGTGCGCCCGCGGCACACCGAAGAGGTGCAGACCGTGCTGCGCTGGGCCGCCGCGCACCGGGTGCCGGTCGTGACCCGCGGCGCCGGCAGCGGCCTGTCCGGCGGGGCGACCGCACTGGACAACGGCATCGTGCTGTCCACCGAGAAGATGCGCGACATCGCCATCGACCCGGTGACCCGCACCGCGGTGTGCCAACCCGGGCTGTTCAACGCCGAGGTGAAGAAGGCGGCCGCCGAGCACGGCCTGTGGTATCCGCCGGACCCGTCGTCGTTCGAGATCTGCAGCATCGGCGGCAATATCGCGACCAATGCGGGCGGGCTGTGTTGCGTGAAATACGGCGTCACCACCGATTACGTGTTGGGCATGCAGGTGGTGCTGGCCGACGGCACCGCGGTCTCACTCGGCGGCCCGCGCCTCAAGGACGTCGCGGGGCTCAGCCTGACCAAGCTCTTCGTCGGCAGCGAGGGCACGCTGGGCGTCGTCACGGAGGTGACGCTGCGGCTGGTGCCCAAGCAGAACGCGTCCAGCATCGTGGTGGCCAGCTTCGCCACCGTCGAGGACGCGGTCGAAGCGGTGCTCGGGGTCACCGGGAAGCTTCGCCCCTCGATGCTGGAGTTCATGGATTCGGTGGCGATCAACGCCGTCGAGGACACCCTGCGCATGGATCTGGACCGCGGGGCGGCCGCCATGCTGGTCGCCGGGTCCGACGAGCGCGGCCGCGCCGGCAGCGAGGACGCCGAGATCATGGCCGAGGTTTTCGCGGAACACGCTGCGACGGAGGTGTTTTCGACCGACGATCCCGACGAGGGCGAGGCGTTCGTCGTCGCCCGTCGGTTTTGCATCCCAGCCGTCGAGGCCAAGGGATCGTTACTGCTCGAGGACGTCGGGGTGCCGCTTCCGGCGCTGGGCGAGCTAGTCACCGGGATCGCGCGCATCGCCGCCGAACGCGACCTGATGATCTCGGTGATCGCCCACGCCGGCGACGGCAACACCCACCCGCTGATCGTCTACGACCCCGCCGATGCCGACATGACCGAGCGCGCCCACCTGGCGTTCGGCGAGATCATGGACCTGGCCGTCGGGCTGGGCGGCACGATCACCGGTGAGCACGGCGTCGGCCGACTGAAGCGGCCCTGGCTGGCCGGCTATCTGGGTCCCGACGTGATGGAGCTCAACCGGCGCATCAAGCAGGCGCTGGATCCCGACGGCATCCTCAACCCCGGGTCGGGCATCTGA
- a CDS encoding MFS transporter has protein sequence MSKTSRGPACLILFATLLATTGTGISIVAFPWLALQHHASAKDASIVAAAMTLPLVLATLIAGTAVDFFGRRRVSLVSDSLSGTAVIGVPLTAWYFGADAINVAELAVLAFFSAAFDPAGTTARQSMLPEAAARAGWSLDRTNSVYEAILNMAYILGPGVGGLMIATVGGINTMWVTAGCFGLSFLAIGALRLEGAGKPHPGARPVGLASGVAEGMRFVWNLRVLRTLGLIDLFVTALYLPMESVLFPKYFTDHHQPAQLGWALMALGVGGVVGALGYAVLSKYTRRRSAVLAATLTFGAATAGIAFLPPLPVILVLCGVTGLVYGPIQPIYNYVMQTRAPQRLRGRVVGVMTGLTFAAGPLGLLVAGPLADAAGLKTTFLTLAVPILLIGVIACGLPSLRELDRAPEFADDPGP, from the coding sequence ATGAGTAAGACGAGCCGTGGCCCGGCGTGCCTGATCCTGTTCGCGACGCTGCTTGCGACGACGGGCACCGGCATTTCGATAGTCGCGTTCCCGTGGCTGGCGTTGCAGCACCACGCCAGCGCCAAGGACGCCTCGATCGTGGCCGCGGCCATGACGCTGCCGTTGGTGCTCGCCACGCTGATCGCCGGTACCGCGGTCGATTTCTTCGGCCGCCGCCGGGTGTCGCTGGTCTCCGATTCGCTCTCCGGCACGGCGGTCATCGGCGTGCCCCTGACCGCCTGGTACTTCGGGGCCGACGCGATCAATGTGGCCGAGCTGGCCGTATTGGCTTTCTTTTCAGCCGCTTTCGACCCGGCCGGCACCACGGCGCGCCAATCGATGTTGCCGGAGGCCGCCGCCCGCGCGGGCTGGTCGCTGGACCGCACCAACAGCGTGTACGAAGCGATTCTGAACATGGCCTACATCCTGGGCCCGGGTGTCGGCGGTCTGATGATCGCCACGGTCGGCGGCATCAACACTATGTGGGTCACGGCGGGCTGTTTCGGGTTGTCCTTCCTTGCCATTGGCGCGTTGCGGCTCGAAGGCGCCGGCAAGCCGCACCCGGGGGCCCGGCCCGTCGGGTTGGCGTCCGGCGTCGCCGAAGGGATGCGCTTCGTCTGGAACCTGCGGGTACTGCGCACGCTCGGGTTGATCGACTTGTTCGTCACGGCGCTGTACCTGCCGATGGAAAGCGTGCTGTTTCCGAAGTACTTCACCGACCACCACCAACCCGCCCAGTTGGGTTGGGCGTTGATGGCACTCGGGGTTGGCGGCGTGGTCGGCGCGCTCGGCTATGCCGTGCTGTCGAAATACACCCGGCGGCGCTCGGCCGTGCTGGCCGCAACCCTCACCTTCGGTGCCGCGACGGCCGGCATCGCTTTCCTACCGCCGCTGCCGGTGATCCTGGTGTTGTGCGGGGTTACCGGCCTGGTCTACGGCCCCATCCAGCCGATCTACAACTACGTCATGCAGACCCGGGCTCCGCAGCGTTTGCGCGGCCGGGTGGTCGGGGTGATGACGGGGCTGACCTTCGCCGCGGGGCCGTTGGGCTTGCTGGTCGCCGGCCCGCTGGCCGACGCCGCCGGGCTGAAGACCACGTTCCTGACGTTGGCGGTGCCCATCCTGCTGATCGGCGTCATCGCCTGCGGGCTGCCGTCGCTGCGCGAACTGGACCGCGCGCCGGAGTTCGCCGACGACCCGGGCCCGTGA